CCGTACTCCAAGGTCGGCTGGAGCGCTTCGGACACCCGCGAGCTGTCGTTCTCCGACGTCCGGGTCCCGGCCGCCAACCTGCTGGGCGAGGAGGGCCGCGGCTACGCCCAGTTCCTGCGGATCCTCGACGAGGGCCGGATCGCCATCGCGGCGCTGGCCACCGGCCTGGCCCAGGGCTGTGTGGACGAGTCGGTGCGCTACGCCAAGGAGCGGAAGGCCTTCGGCCGCGCGATCGGCACCAACCAGGCCGTCCAGTTCAAGCTCGCCGACATGGAGATGCGCGCGCACACCTCCCGGCTGGCCTGGCGCGATGCCGCGTCCCGGCTGGTGCACGGCGAGCCCTTCAAGAAGGAGGCCGCGCTCGCCAAGCTCTACTCCTCCGAGATCGCGGTGGACAACGCCCGCGAGGCCACCCAGATCCACGGCGGGTACGGCTTCATGAACGAGTACCCGGTCGCCCGGATGTGGCGCGACGCCAAGATCCTGGAGATCGGCGAGGGCACCAGCGAGGTCCAGCGGATGCTGATCGCCCGGGAGCTGGGCTTCTGACGGCGGGGCCCGTCGGGGGCGGGCGAACGGATCCCGTAGGGGTCCGCGATGCCCCCTGCGGGGCCACAACGCGGCGGGGCCGGGAAGGTATTCCCGGGCCCGCCGCGCCGCTCCGGCGCGTCACACGCCCGGCGCGTCACACGCCGCGGCATGTCACCGCGCCGGCCAGGGCACCTCGGGAGAGCGGTAGTAGTTCATCCCCAGCGCGTCCCAGCGGGGCCCCTGGGCGGCCAGCCGCACCTTGTAGTCGTCCCAGTCGTGCGTGGACGCCGGCGACCAGCCCAGCTCGGCGATGCCCGGCAGCCGCGGGAAGGCCATGTACTCGATGTGGGCGGTGGTGGAGAGCGTCTCCGACCACAGGGGCGCCTCGACGCCGAGGACGGAGTCTGCGGGCGCGTCCTTGAGGTAGCTGCCGGGGTCCCAGTCGTAGGAGCGCTGGACACCGACGTAGCCGGCCCAGGCCAGGCCCAGCGGCGTGTTCTTGTCGTACTTCATGTCGAGGTAGGCGCGGTCGGCGGGCGAGAGGATCAGCCGGGTGCCGTTCCTGGCGGCGTCGGCGACCTGTTGGCGCTCGGCCGCGCCCGTCTTGTCATAGCCCCAGTACTGGGCGACGGCGCCCTTCGCCGGGTGCGCTCCGGTCAGCTGGTGCCAGCCGATCGCGGTCTTGCCGTACTTGGCGACCACCGGCTGCACCTTGTCCATGAAGGTCACGTAGTCCGCATGGCTGGTGGAGTGCGCCTCGTCACCGCCGATGTGGAGGTAGCGGCCGGGAGTCATGGCGGCGAGTTCGCGCAGGACATCGTCCACGAAGTCGTACGTCTCCTTCTTGGGGACGCACAGCGAGCTGAAGCCGACCTTGGTGCCGGTGTAGAGCGGCGGCGCCTGGCCGTTGCAGTTGAGCGGCGCGTAGGAGGCCAGCGCGGCGTTGGTGTGGCCCGGCATGTCGATCTCGGGGACGACGGTCAGATAGCGGGCCGCGGCATAGCGGATGATCTCGCGGTAGTCGTCCTTGGTGTAGTAGCCGCCGGGCCCGCCGCCGACCTGGGTGGAGCCGCCGTACGTCGCCAGCCGCGGCCAGGACTTGATGGCGATCCGCCAGCCCTGGTCGTCGGAGAGGTGCAGATGCAGCTTGTTGATCTTGTACATGGCGAGCTGGTCGATATACCGCTTGACCTGCGCGACGGTGAAGAAGTGCCGGGAGACGTCGAGCATCGCGCCGCGGTAGGCGTAGCGCGGGGAGTCGGCGATGGTGCCCCCGGCGATCCGCCAGGTCCCGCGCCGGGCGCCCGTCCGCTCCACGTCGGCCGGCAGCAGCTGCCGGAGCGTCTGCACGCCGTGGAAGAGGCCGGCCGGGCGGGCGGCGCTGATCGTGACCGCACGGGCGCCCGAGGTGAGCCGGTAGCCCTCGGCCCCCAGCCCCTTGGTGCCGCTGCCGCCGAGCCGGAGGACGATGCCGTCCCGGCCGTCCTTGGTGGTCACCGGGAGGCCGAAGCCGGTGGCGGGCCGCAGCAGCCCCGCCAGATAGCCGGCGGCCCTCCTGGCCTCGCCGGAGCCGCCGGGCACGCGGATCCGGGTGCGGTCACCGAGGGTGTACGCGTCCCCGGT
This portion of the Streptomyces sp. 2114.4 genome encodes:
- a CDS encoding beta-N-acetylhexosaminidase — encoded protein: MRRRRLLFSLLLVAAAGLGTAALPPPGAAHADAPAATPLDRVIPAPASVHATGDAYTLGDRTRIRVPGGSGEARRAAGYLAGLLRPATGFGLPVTTKDGRDGIVLRLGGSGTKGLGAEGYRLTSGARAVTISAARPAGLFHGVQTLRQLLPADVERTGARRGTWRIAGGTIADSPRYAYRGAMLDVSRHFFTVAQVKRYIDQLAMYKINKLHLHLSDDQGWRIAIKSWPRLATYGGSTQVGGGPGGYYTKDDYREIIRYAAARYLTVVPEIDMPGHTNAALASYAPLNCNGQAPPLYTGTKVGFSSLCVPKKETYDFVDDVLRELAAMTPGRYLHIGGDEAHSTSHADYVTFMDKVQPVVAKYGKTAIGWHQLTGAHPAKGAVAQYWGYDKTGAAERQQVADAARNGTRLILSPADRAYLDMKYDKNTPLGLAWAGYVGVQRSYDWDPGSYLKDAPADSVLGVEAPLWSETLSTTAHIEYMAFPRLPGIAELGWSPASTHDWDDYKVRLAAQGPRWDALGMNYYRSPEVPWPAR